One window from the genome of Mauremys mutica isolate MM-2020 ecotype Southern chromosome 4, ASM2049712v1, whole genome shotgun sequence encodes:
- the EMC7 gene encoding ER membrane protein complex subunit 7 codes for MAAGPGPLHSVLLLLVASVLPGGSWGSEAAGAGESPGGPGPGERFKIEGRAVVPGVKPQDWIAAARVLVDGEEHVGFLKTDGSFVVHDIPSGSYVVEVISPAYRFEPVRVDITSKGKMRARYVNYIKTSEVVRLPYPLQMKSSGPPSYFIKRESWGWTDFLMNPMVMMMVLPLLIFVLLPKVVNTSDPDMRREMEQSMNMLNSNHELPDVSEFMTRLFSSKSSSKSGSGSSKTGKSGAGKRR; via the exons atggcggccgggccgggcccgctcCACTCGGTGCTGCTGTTGCTGGTGGCGTCGGTGCTGCCCGGCGGCTCGTGGGGCTCAGAggcggccggggcgggggagtctcctggcgggccgggccccGGGGAGCGGTTTAAAATCGAGGGCCGGGCGGTGGTGCCCGGGGTGAAGCCGCAGGACTGGATCGCGGCGGCCCGGGTGCTGGTGGACGGGGAGGAGCACGTCGGCTTCCTCAA GACAGATGGAAGTTTTGTGGTTCATGATATACCTTCTGGATCTTATGTAGTAGAAGTTATATCCCCAGCTTATAGGTTTGAACCTGTTCGAGTGGACATAACTTCAAAAGGCAAAATGAG AGCAAGATATGTGAATTACATCAAAACTTCAGAAGTAGTCAGGCTGCCATACCCGCTTCAGATGAAATCTTCTGGACCCCCTTCTTACTTCATAAAGAGAGAGTCTTGGGGATGGACAGACTTTCTAATGAACCCTATG gTTATGATGATGGTTCTTCCATTACTGATATTTGTATTGCTGCCTAAAGTTGTCAACACCAGTGATCCTGACATGAGACGG GAAATGGAGCAGTCAATGAATATGCTAAATTCCAACCATGAACTGCCCGATGTCTCTGAATTCATGACAAGACTTTTCTCTTCAAAATCTTCCAGCAAGTCTGGCAgtgggagcagtaaaacagggaaAAGTGGTGCTGGAAAAAGGAGGTAG